Below is a window of Undibacterium sp. YM2 DNA.
CCGACAAGCTATACGGCAATACCAATCCTGTTGGTCAGTACCTGACCATGATAGGTCACCAGTTCAAGATAGTCGGCGTACTTGATACCTGGGAACCAAGTCCGCGCTTTTACCGCAATGCCACCTTTGGCGTGCAGGAAGATTTCTTCATTCCTCTGGCCAGCGCCATCCGGCATGAAATTACCCATGCAGGCGGCATGGGCTGCACTGGCGACACCGCTCCTGGCTGGCAAGGGCGACTGGATTCTGAATGTACATGGCTGAGCTTCTGGTTTGAATTGAAATCAGAAAGCCAACGCCCTGAACTGCAAAGCTACCTCGACAATTATGCATCCGAGCAGCGCAAGCTTGGGCGTTACATGCGCCAGGCAAAAAACAAACTGTTTAATGTCATGGAATGGCTGGAAGAATCCAAGGTAGTGGGCAACGATAACAAACTGTCTGCCTGGCTGGCATTTGGCTTCCTGTTGCTGTGTCTGGTAAATACCGTGGGTCTGTTACTGGCGAAATTTTCTGTGCGGGCATCGGAAGTCGGCGTACGGCGTGCACTGGGCGCATCCCGTAAAGAGATCTTCAATCAATTTCTCATCGAAAGCAGTGTCATCGGCCTGGCTGGTGGTGTTGCGGGACTGTTGCTGGCATTTGGTGCACTTGCCCTGATCGCCAACCAATCCAAACAACTGACTGTCGTGGCACATATGGACTGGCAAATGCTGAGCATTACCTTTGTGATGTCAGTCACCGCTGCCATATTGGCGGGCTTGTTCCCGACCTGGCGTGCATGCCAGGTGACGCCTGCCATACAACTCAAATCACAATGAGGCTATCATGAAACTCAATCTCGAAATTCGCCCCATTTTATCTGCGCTGCTGCGCAGCAAGACCGGTGCCATCCTGGTGGCCCTCCAGGTTGCCATCAGCCTGGCAATTTTAACCAACGCTGTCTATATTGTTCAATTGCGCATGGAAGTGGTAGCACGACCGAGCGGTGTCGCAGAAGAAAACGACCTGTTTTCCATCAATATCAGCAACCGCAAAGTCGCCGATCATGCCGAGCAGATCGCCACGCAAAAACAAGAAGAAGCAACCATACGCGGGGTCTCTGGCGTGCAGGGCGTGACAAGAGTCAGCCAGACACCATTATCCTGGTCCGGCAGTACCACTGGTGTTTCGCTGGACAGGAAGCAGGCTGCCACCAGTGCCAACGTATCGATGTATATCGCATCGGAATCCGTGATGAAACTCTGGGGTCTGAAGCTGGCCGATGGGCGTGACTTCAATCAGGGTGAATTCCGTGAAATTGACACCAGCACCAGCAAGGAATTTCCCAATGTCGTCATCATTACCAAGGCACTCGCAGAAAAACTTTTCCCAGGTCAGGCCAGTGTCGTTGGCAAAACCATTTATTTTGGTACAGGTGACGATGCGTATGAGAGCAGGGTCATCGGTGTGCTTGAACGTTTGCAAACCCATGCTGCCCAGATTGGTGCAAAAGGTGAAATCTCGGTTGTCTTGCCCATACGCATGTCAAATGACCCCTACTCCAAGTATTCGGTACGCGCCGAACCTGGCCAGCGTGAACGGGTAATGAAGGATGTTGAGATGGCACTGAGAAAAGCATCTGCTACACCTATCATCGTCAATTTGCGCAGCTTTCAGGAGGACAGATCCAGACGCTACCGCGCTGACAATGGCCTGGCCTGGATGCTGATCGCAGTCTGCGTGCTGCTCTTGCTGGTCACTGCCAGTGGTATCGTCGGTATTTCCAGCCTGTGGGTCACGCAACGGCGCAAGCATATCGGTGTGCGCCGCGCACTGGGTGCGCGCAAGATAGACGTGTTGCGTTACTTCGTCACAGAAAACTTCATGATCACCACTTTTGGTATCGCCTGTGGCCTTGCCCTCGCCATAGGGTTGAACCAGTTATTGGTCAGCAAGCTGGAACTGACCAAATTGCCTGCAGCTTATTTGCTCGGAGGCAGTGTAATTTTCTGGATACTTGGTATCATCGCGGTGGTGGGACCGGCGGCACGTGCTGCGTCGATTTCACCAGCCACTGCTACCCGCAGTACCTGAAGTACTACAACCCCTGAGTTTTGAAAACGCAAACACTGACAATGCCTACCGTATTAATTATTGATGACAATGCCACCGTCGCGGTGGCACTGGAAGTGCTGTTTTCCCTGCATGATATTGATGCGGTCTGCGCCACATCGCCAGAACAGGGCCTGGCGATGCTGGAGCATCAGGCTGTCGATCTGGTGATACAGGACATGAACTTCACCGCCGATACCACCTCTGGTGATGAAGGCCGTGCCCTGTTCACTGAAATTCGCAAACGCTACCCTGACCTGCCTGTGATCCTGCTGACAGCCTGGACACATCTGGATGCGGCCGTTGAACTGATCAGGTCAGGCGCTGCCGATTATCTCGGTAAACCCTGGAATGACCAGAAACTGCTGACCACCGTCAGGAACCTGATCGAACTCGGGCAAAGCAACCGCGCCCTGCAACAAAGGCTGCAACGCGAACGCAAGCAAAAACGCGAGCTGGAGCAAAAATTCAATCTCTGCAACCTGGTCTGGAATGATGCTGCGACCGAGCGCGTGCTGGGCATGGCTTGCCAGGTCGCCCGTGCCGATGTGCCGGTACTGATCACCGGACCAAATGGTGCAGGCAAGGAAAGAATCGCTGAAATCATACAAGCCAATTCCAGCGTCAAGGATGGCCCTTTTGTCGTGCTCAATTGTGGTGCCCTGCCAGCGGAACTGATAGAAGCAGAACTGTTTGGTGCCGAAGCGGGTGCTTATACCGGGGCCAGCAAGGCGCGCGAAGGCAAGTTTGAAGCAGCCGATGGCGGCACCCTGTTCCTTGATGAAATCGGTAACCTGCCGCTGGCCGGGCAAATGAAATTATTGCGGGTGCTGGAAACCGGGCGCTTTGAAAGACTGGGCTCGAACAAGGAAAGACAGGTCAAGGTACGCGTCTTGAGCGCCACCAATGCTGATTTGCCAGCCATGATCAAGGCAGGCAGCTTCCGCCAGGATTTGCTGTATCGCCTCAACGTCATAGAATTGCATTTGCCCACGCTGGCAGAGCGCACTGGCGACATCTTGCCGCTGGCAGAATACTTCCTCAACAATGGCAAGACCCTGCATCCCAGCACGGCATCGGCACTGGTGCAATATGCATGGCCGGGCAATGTCAGGGAACTCAAAAATGTCATGCAGCGCGCCTGCCTGCTGGCCGCCAAAACTGAAATCATGCCAGCCGACCTTGGCCTGCCATTGTCGAATAGCTGGGTCAATGAGCAAGAGCCCGACAAAGAGGCGATAGAACGCGCCCTGCAAAAATCGCATGGCGTGGTGGCCCAGGCTGCCGCCGAACTGGGCCTGAGCCGCCAGGCCTTGTACCGGCGTATGGACAGGCTGGGCATCAGCCGTAGCGCATGACAGACCACAAAGCTCCATCAGCAAGCGCTAGCGTTCCCGGCAAGCGTCCGCTGTTTTCCATGCTCACGCGACTGAGCCTGTTGATGATCGCGATTTTATTGCTGGCAGTTGCAGTCAGCATGCTCATGCTGCATTTACTGCCAGACCAGGTCTGGCTGGCTGCCGGACTCAGTTTGCTGATTATCTTGCCCTTGGGTGTGGGCATCTTGCGCAGCCAGTTGCAAGCCATGATACGTTTATTCCACACCCTGGCTGGCACAGTCATCAGTTATCAGGACAATGATTTTTCCATCGGTGTGCACTGGCCCTTGCAAGACGAGTTGGGTGAACTGGTAGATGCCCACAATGCCTTGGGCGATGTCTTGCGCAAGCAAAGATTGAATCTGGTACAGCGTGAATTGCTGCTTGATACCATGGTGCAGAACACGCCAGTGGCGATGATGCTGGTGGCTGACCATGGCCCCATTGTCTTCGCCAATATCGCGGCCAGGCAATTGCTGAACCAGGGGCGCAAACTCGAAGGTTTCAGTTTCAATGAGGTGATGACGCAAGTCTCGGCCTCGTTGCGCGAGGCCATACTGCGCGGTGGCGATGGCTTGTTCACAGTAGCAGCCAAAGATGCAGAAGAAGAGGAAGAGGTGTATCACCTGGCACGCCGCCACTTCAGCCTGAATGGCCGCCATCATGAATTATTTTTGCTGCGCCACCTGACGGTGGAATTGCGCCGCCAGGAAGTGCAGACCTGGAAAAAAGTCATACGTGTGATCAGTCATGAACTCAATAACTCATTGGCACCGATAGCCTCGCTGGCAAATTCTGCTGCGGTACTGGTAGGCCGTGGCCAGACCGAACGTCTGCCTGGCATCTTGCTCACGATAGAAGAACGCACCCGCCATCTGGAAAGTTTTATCGATGGTTATGCACGCTTCGCCAAACTACCGACACCGAGGCTGGAGAGTACGCACTGGGATAGCTTTATCGCTGGCCTGAAGTCGCAAGTCATCTTCACCGTGACTGACAGCTTGCCTGAAGAACCTGTCAACCTCGACAGGGCACAAATGGAACATGCGCTGCTGAACCTGTTGAAGAATGCCCATGAGTCTGGCTCAAGGGAAGATGAAGTATTTCTAAACATACGCAACTTGCAAGGCGTCATACGCATAGAAGTCATGGACAGGGGCAGCGGCATGACAGATACGGTGATGTCGAATGCCCTGATCCCCTTTTACTCCACCAAACGCAGTGGCACAGGCCTGGGCCTGGCACTGGTGCGTGAAATCATAGAAGCACATGGCGGCAGGATCAGCCTGCAAAACCGTGAAGGCGGCGGCCTGAACGTCAGCCTGTTCCTGCCTTTATCACCCTAAGCAAATTAAGAAAATGCCACTGGCAAAACCATCAACATGCACAGCCCGGCGGCACGGCGGTTGCTGGCCGTGATGCTGCCGCCGTGCGCCTGTATCACGCGCTGGGTAATCGCCAGCCCCAGGCCATAGCCTTCGCTGCTTTGTTCTGCCAGCACACTACGGTAGAAAGGCTGGAAGATACTCTGCAATTCAGCTTCCGGCACGCCTTCGCCCTCATCCAGGATGGATACATGTAATTGCGTGCCCAGTACTTCTGCGTGTAGGGTCACGGCAGTATCGGGACGGGTATGCCGTATCGCATTGCGCAAGACATTTTCCATCGCGCGGTGCAGCAATTCATAGCGCCCCAGTACGCACACCTTGCTGATGGCATCGGCAGAATATTCTGTCTTGAACGCCTTGCCTGCGGTCTTCGCTTCAAAGTGGGCATTGTCAGTCAGGTCAGCGAATAATTCGTCCATGTGTATCAGGTCTTGCCCTGCATGGGCGCCTGCTTCGAGACGCGACAGTGTCAGGATTTCACCGACCAGCTTATCCATGCGCACGGCTTCCCTGTCCATGCGCACCATGTATTCTTCTGCCTTGTCCGGCTGCTGGCGCGCCAGGCCTATCGCTGCCTGTAAACGTGCCAGTGGTGAGCGCAATTCATGTGACACATCATGCAAGAGGCGGCGCTGGTTTTGCAGGGAACCTGTCAACTGCTCGGCCATGCGGTCAAAGTCACGGCCCAGCTCTGTCAATTCGTCCTTGCGCTTACCCATGCTGTCTCCTATGCGCGTCTGTAGTTTGCCGCCTGCCAGCTCATGAAAAGCCTCGCTGAGCCGGCGTATAGGCTTGGACATATACCAGGCCATCAGGGCCGCAAACAGCAGGCTGGCAAACAGGGCAACTACCATGGGAATGAAGGCACGCGAATCGCCGCCGTCATGCGGTGGCTTGCGCATACCCATAGGCACCGGCCCAGGCTCACCAGGCGGACCACCGGGTCTGGCTGCGTCACGGAAATCCGGACCGGGACCATGTTTGAATTCAGAACCGGGGCCGGGGCCACGCCTGTCTTCATGCCGGGGTTTGTCGGGCTGCACAGTCATTGCGGCAGCCCTGGCCATCTCTTCATTGCTGCGCTTGATCCAGAAGGTCACACTGATACCGGCGATTGCCGTCAATTGCGCCAACCAGATGAAGAAAAAGAATTTCCAGAACAAGCGACCGAGTTTCAGCATACTGAGTTTAGGCATCATTACTCGCTTATTCACTTACTCGCGCGTCAGCATATAACCCTGGCGATATACCGTCTGTATGACAGTACGGCCATCGGCAAAGGCGCTGATCTTTTGTCGTATGCTGCTGAGGTGAACATCGATATTGCGGTCGAATCTGGCCAGTGGGCGGCCCAAGCCCTGCTCGGACAATTCATTCTTGCTGACGGTTTGTCCGGCATTTCTTGCCAATAACTCCAGCAAGGTGAATTCAGTGCTGGTCAGGTCCAGCATTTTATTATTCCATTCTGCCCGGCGTTGCCCTGGCCATATCTGCAAGGCACCAACGACCAGGCATAATCGGTCCTGGTCGGCATTCATGCCACTCTCGGTACGGCGCAGGATGGCCCTGAGCCTGGCCAGCAATTCTCGTGGTGTACATGGCTTGGGCACATAATCATCGGCCCCCAGTTCAAGACCGATGATGCGGTCGACATCATCGCCACGCGCCGTCAGCATCAGCACCGGCATGCGGCTGTGCTCGCGTATGCGGCGCAGGGCTTCGATGCCATTCATGCGCGGCATCATGACATCCAGTACGGCAATCGCATGCTGGCCGGACAGAGCGTCTGTCACCGCCTGCTCACCATCATGCACAGTAGTAATGGCAAAGCCCTCACGCTCAAGATATTCCTTGAGCATGCCTACCAGTTCGACATCATCGTCTGCGAGCAGTACCTTGGTCATGTTGTGTATGGGTATAAATTTTATGTATGGGCTCAGGTATTGATAATAACAAAGCCATTCATACACGCGTGCAAATTTACCTGCTTTTACAGTCCGGCAATTTCCAGGACACAAAATCCTTACCTAACTTTACCTTTGCTTTACTGCACTTAACAAGTCATCAAGACACAATGCAGCAACACTAATGTAATACCCACAGCGAGGAAAACACATCATGGAAAAGCATGGCAATCAACTGGAAACCGATCTTCATACCCTGATGCAGTCATCTGCCTCACGCAGGCAAATGCTGCGCTGGATATCGGCGGGTGGCGCTGCGACCTTGCTGGGTTGTGGCGGCGGTAGTGACGCCTCCACGGCAACATCGACATCATCAACGACAAGCACCACAGGTACAACTACGGGCACTAGCACAAGCACGGGAACAACAGGCAGCACGACTTCCTCCTGCAGCATCATCCCGGAAGAAACTGCCGGACCTTATCCCGGTGACGGCAGTAACAGCAATGGTGTAAGTATTGCCAATGCGCTGGCGCTGTCCGGCATAGTACGCAGTGATATACGTTCCAGTATTGCCGGTGCCAGCGGTGTGGCGGCAGGTGTGCCCTTGACCATCAAACTGCAACTCGTGAATACCAAAACCAGTTGCGCCTCTCTGGCGGGTTATGCGATCTATCTGTGGCATTGTGACAGGGATGGCAATTATTCCATGTATTCATCCGGCATCACTGCTGAGAACTATCTGCGCGGCGTGCAGGAGACAGACAGCAGCGGCAGTGTCAGTTTCACCACAATCTTCCCTGGTTGCTATTCAGGACGTATCCCGCATGTACATTTCGAGGTTTATCCCAGCGTGAGCAAGATCAGCAGTGCCAATAACAAGGTCAAGACTTCGCAATTCACCTTCCCTATGGCAACTTTGAATGAAGCCTACCAGGCCACGGGCTATACCACCAGCGTGCGCAACCTGTCGCAGATCACGTATGCAACAGACAATGTTTTCAGTGATGGCACCAGCCTGCAAATGGTCAGCGTAACTGGCAATGCCACACAGGGTTATGTCGTGACCCTGACCGTAGGCATTTCCGTATAAAACTTACAATGCCGGGGACAGAAGCAACTTGTTTTGCTCCCGGTATTTGCATAGAATCGGGTTTTATTTCTACTCTTTTCAAGAAAGGAGGAAATATGGAAGTTCTAAAGTATGCCATCAGCGGCATACGCAACTTTGGTACCTTTGCCAGCTCTTGTCCTGAATCCATCGCGCAGCGATAAAAGGCGAGAGCACATATATCCCATCACCCTCCGGGCCAGTTCTCGGCTCATTATCGTTAGCGCTCCTGTTGACGTGGATGTTTGCATCCCAAAACAAAGACAAGAGCATGACTACCTTATTATCTGCACAAGCATTACAACTCGACACCAGCCACGGTGTTTTATTCCAAAACCTTAACCTCACCCTGCAAGTCGGTCAACGCATAGGCTTGATAGGTCACAACGGTAGTGGCAAATCGACCTTGCTCTCCCTGCTGGCAGGACAACGTAGCACCAATAGCGGCAGCATACAGATGGCACGCCTGTGCCGCCTGCAATATGTAGAGCAACATCTGCCACCTGCTCTGCATGCGCTGAGCCTGTACGATGCGATGCTGGATGCCATCAATGACCAGCCAGAATTGCACTGGCGTGTCGATAGTCTCTTGCAAGAACTCGGCATCGATGCAAGCACTGCCGGGGTAGCCGTACAATCCCTGTCAGGTGGCCAACATACCCGCCTGCTATTGGGCCGTGCCTTATTACGCGACCCCAATCTCTTGCTGCTGGACGAGCCCAGCAATCATCTCGACTTGCCATCGCTGTTATGGCTGGAAGAATTTTTGCTGAACTGGAAAGGCGCATTTGTGCTGGTGTCACATGACCAGCGCCTGCTGAACCGTGTGACACGACAAAGCTGGATCTTGCGTGACCGGCAAATCACCTGCTTTGACCAGCCCTGCTCTGACGCCCTGCAATCCCTGGCTTTGGCGGATGAAGCCGCACAGGCCAGACGTGATGCAGAGCAATCTGAAATTGACAGGCTGGCAGCCAGCAGCAAGCGTCTGGCCATCTGGGGCAGTGTGTATGACAATGAAAAACTGGCACGCAAAGCCAAGACCATGCAAAAACGGGCAGACCGGCTGAAGGAAGAACAAACCACAGTCACCGAAGGCCAGCCCTGGACTTTGCAATTGCATGGCAAGGCATCGCCTGCCAATCATTTATTGCAACTTGAGAACCTGACAGTCAGGGCAGCGGCTGGTTTGCCAGCGCTGTTCAAACTGGAGCAATTCGGTGTACGGCCGGGTGACAAGATTGCCCTGCTTGGCGCGAATGGCACGGGCAAATCTTCACTGCTCAGGCAGTGCTGGCAAGCGATACAGTCAGGCCAGGAGTCAGACCAAAAACCCGACCAAAAATCAACACAGGACAGCGAACACATCAGTTGGCATGCGGCAGCGCAGATCGGTTATTACGACCAGTCTTTGCAACAACTGAATAGCGATGCCAGTCTGCCTGATGCTCTGTATCCCTTTGTCGCTGGCTCTGATACTGCCAGGACAGAACTGGCACGCAAGCAGGCACTGATCTCAGCAGGCTTTCCTTATCACCGGCATCAGCAAAAAGTGGCATCGCTGAGTGGTGGTGAGCGGGCACGTCTGTTGTTTTTGGCACTCTCACTGGCCAGCTACCATTTGCTGTTTCTCGATGAGCCAACCAATCATCTGGACATGCAGGGCAAGCAGGAATTGACAGAAGCACTGGCAGGATTTGCCGGTGGCTTTTTGCTGGTATCGCATGACCGGGATTTGATAGAGCAAAGCTGCCAGGAATTCTGGGTAGTACAGGATGGCCGTCTGGAAAGATGGCTGGATGCAGAAAGTGCCTATGAATGCCTGCGGCAAAAACAGCCTGCATCTGAAGTTAGGCAAACAATGCCGGCTACACCTGACACACTGCATAGTAAAGTTAGCGAGACAGTGCTCAGTGATACAGAGCTGGCTTTGCAAAGATTATGTGAACTGGAAGAATTATTGCAAGCTGATCTGGCGCGCAAACCCAGGCACCAAAAGCCACAACAACAGGCAAGCTGGCATCAGGAAATGGCAGATTTAAATCAGTTTCTTGGTCTGAATTAATTCGCCTGACCAGCAGAAAGTCGTTCCCGTGGAGCACAACATCAGGCAAGCAAGATGTCGTGCTCCGTTTTTTTAACTGCCGGGCAAACCCTGGTCACACCACATGCATGCCTCACGCTGACTATCGGTACGCATGCTGCATGCCGGGCATGCCACCAGGTTTTCTTTTTGTGTTGAAGCGTTTGAAAATACCCTGAAAAATATCCATACAGCCAGGGCAGCAAATCCCACAAAGAAAACCAGATATACCGCAGCAGAAGCAGATATCCAGTCCTGCTGTACCGCCAGCGCGATCAACAGCAACAACACTGCACTGAAAACTGATATTCTGAACAAGAATTTCATCTTGCGTATCCCTTATATATTTCCTTATCCCTCATCCCTTAGTCCAGGTTCATGCGAGCGGAAAGCGTATGAGCAATTGCGTCCCGGCTACGGGCGAGGACTGCAATTCAATCTCACCATTAAAAGCCACCACGCGCTCGCGCATACCGGTGATGCCTATGCCAGCAGAGCTGTGGTGTATATCAAAACCCACACCATTGTCGCTAACCTCTATCTGCAAACTCTTTTGCTCTTCCAGCATGGTCAGGGCCACTTCCACTTGTGTCGCCCCGGCGTGCTTCATGACGTTGGACAAGGCTTCTTGGATGATGCGATAAACTGAAATTGCCAGCCCGCTATCGAGCCCTGAAAAATCTCCGTCGCTATCAAAATGAAACTGGCAGCCTGGCACATTGCTGTTGTAATGCCTGAGCATGTCTTCGACCGCACCTTGCAAGCCCAGCATATCCAATACTTCAGGCCGCAGGCGGCGCACCAGGTTGCGGCCATTGGCATATAAATCCAGCGTCAGTTTGGTG
It encodes the following:
- a CDS encoding ABC transporter permease — its product is MFRYYFLLGIRSLRRNPALTALMVLTLAVGVAASISTLTILHVMSGDPIPHKSNRLFTPVMDNGPLKGYTPDDKPNDTQMSYRDVMNHLPAKIGERRAAMYGILMAIEPARKDLPAIEPEGAAVTKDFFAMFDTPFLYGQGWTENDDAKAADVVVLGKKMADKLYGNTNPVGQYLTMIGHQFKIVGVLDTWEPSPRFYRNATFGVQEDFFIPLASAIRHEITHAGGMGCTGDTAPGWQGRLDSECTWLSFWFELKSESQRPELQSYLDNYASEQRKLGRYMRQAKNKLFNVMEWLEESKVVGNDNKLSAWLAFGFLLLCLVNTVGLLLAKFSVRASEVGVRRALGASRKEIFNQFLIESSVIGLAGGVAGLLLAFGALALIANQSKQLTVVAHMDWQMLSITFVMSVTAAILAGLFPTWRACQVTPAIQLKSQ
- a CDS encoding ABC transporter permease, whose protein sequence is MKLNLEIRPILSALLRSKTGAILVALQVAISLAILTNAVYIVQLRMEVVARPSGVAEENDLFSINISNRKVADHAEQIATQKQEEATIRGVSGVQGVTRVSQTPLSWSGSTTGVSLDRKQAATSANVSMYIASESVMKLWGLKLADGRDFNQGEFREIDTSTSKEFPNVVIITKALAEKLFPGQASVVGKTIYFGTGDDAYESRVIGVLERLQTHAAQIGAKGEISVVLPIRMSNDPYSKYSVRAEPGQRERVMKDVEMALRKASATPIIVNLRSFQEDRSRRYRADNGLAWMLIAVCVLLLLVTASGIVGISSLWVTQRRKHIGVRRALGARKIDVLRYFVTENFMITTFGIACGLALAIGLNQLLVSKLELTKLPAAYLLGGSVIFWILGIIAVVGPAARAASISPATATRST
- a CDS encoding sigma-54 dependent transcriptional regulator — its product is MPTVLIIDDNATVAVALEVLFSLHDIDAVCATSPEQGLAMLEHQAVDLVIQDMNFTADTTSGDEGRALFTEIRKRYPDLPVILLTAWTHLDAAVELIRSGAADYLGKPWNDQKLLTTVRNLIELGQSNRALQQRLQRERKQKRELEQKFNLCNLVWNDAATERVLGMACQVARADVPVLITGPNGAGKERIAEIIQANSSVKDGPFVVLNCGALPAELIEAELFGAEAGAYTGASKAREGKFEAADGGTLFLDEIGNLPLAGQMKLLRVLETGRFERLGSNKERQVKVRVLSATNADLPAMIKAGSFRQDLLYRLNVIELHLPTLAERTGDILPLAEYFLNNGKTLHPSTASALVQYAWPGNVRELKNVMQRACLLAAKTEIMPADLGLPLSNSWVNEQEPDKEAIERALQKSHGVVAQAAAELGLSRQALYRRMDRLGISRSA
- a CDS encoding PAS domain-containing sensor histidine kinase, whose product is MTDHKAPSASASVPGKRPLFSMLTRLSLLMIAILLLAVAVSMLMLHLLPDQVWLAAGLSLLIILPLGVGILRSQLQAMIRLFHTLAGTVISYQDNDFSIGVHWPLQDELGELVDAHNALGDVLRKQRLNLVQRELLLDTMVQNTPVAMMLVADHGPIVFANIAARQLLNQGRKLEGFSFNEVMTQVSASLREAILRGGDGLFTVAAKDAEEEEEVYHLARRHFSLNGRHHELFLLRHLTVELRRQEVQTWKKVIRVISHELNNSLAPIASLANSAAVLVGRGQTERLPGILLTIEERTRHLESFIDGYARFAKLPTPRLESTHWDSFIAGLKSQVIFTVTDSLPEEPVNLDRAQMEHALLNLLKNAHESGSREDEVFLNIRNLQGVIRIEVMDRGSGMTDTVMSNALIPFYSTKRSGTGLGLALVREIIEAHGGRISLQNREGGGLNVSLFLPLSP
- a CDS encoding ATP-binding protein, which translates into the protein MPKLSMLKLGRLFWKFFFFIWLAQLTAIAGISVTFWIKRSNEEMARAAAMTVQPDKPRHEDRRGPGPGSEFKHGPGPDFRDAARPGGPPGEPGPVPMGMRKPPHDGGDSRAFIPMVVALFASLLFAALMAWYMSKPIRRLSEAFHELAGGKLQTRIGDSMGKRKDELTELGRDFDRMAEQLTGSLQNQRRLLHDVSHELRSPLARLQAAIGLARQQPDKAEEYMVRMDREAVRMDKLVGEILTLSRLEAGAHAGQDLIHMDELFADLTDNAHFEAKTAGKAFKTEYSADAISKVCVLGRYELLHRAMENVLRNAIRHTRPDTAVTLHAEVLGTQLHVSILDEGEGVPEAELQSIFQPFYRSVLAEQSSEGYGLGLAITQRVIQAHGGSITASNRRAAGLCMLMVLPVAFS
- a CDS encoding response regulator, with the protein product MTKVLLADDDVELVGMLKEYLEREGFAITTVHDGEQAVTDALSGQHAIAVLDVMMPRMNGIEALRRIREHSRMPVLMLTARGDDVDRIIGLELGADDYVPKPCTPRELLARLRAILRRTESGMNADQDRLCLVVGALQIWPGQRRAEWNNKMLDLTSTEFTLLELLARNAGQTVSKNELSEQGLGRPLARFDRNIDVHLSSIRQKISAFADGRTVIQTVYRQGYMLTRE
- a CDS encoding intradiol ring-cleavage dioxygenase, translated to MEKHGNQLETDLHTLMQSSASRRQMLRWISAGGAATLLGCGGGSDASTATSTSSTTSTTGTTTGTSTSTGTTGSTTSSCSIIPEETAGPYPGDGSNSNGVSIANALALSGIVRSDIRSSIAGASGVAAGVPLTIKLQLVNTKTSCASLAGYAIYLWHCDRDGNYSMYSSGITAENYLRGVQETDSSGSVSFTTIFPGCYSGRIPHVHFEVYPSVSKISSANNKVKTSQFTFPMATLNEAYQATGYTTSVRNLSQITYATDNVFSDGTSLQMVSVTGNATQGYVVTLTVGISV
- a CDS encoding ABC-F family ATP-binding cassette domain-containing protein → MTTLLSAQALQLDTSHGVLFQNLNLTLQVGQRIGLIGHNGSGKSTLLSLLAGQRSTNSGSIQMARLCRLQYVEQHLPPALHALSLYDAMLDAINDQPELHWRVDSLLQELGIDASTAGVAVQSLSGGQHTRLLLGRALLRDPNLLLLDEPSNHLDLPSLLWLEEFLLNWKGAFVLVSHDQRLLNRVTRQSWILRDRQITCFDQPCSDALQSLALADEAAQARRDAEQSEIDRLAASSKRLAIWGSVYDNEKLARKAKTMQKRADRLKEEQTTVTEGQPWTLQLHGKASPANHLLQLENLTVRAAAGLPALFKLEQFGVRPGDKIALLGANGTGKSSLLRQCWQAIQSGQESDQKPDQKSTQDSEHISWHAAAQIGYYDQSLQQLNSDASLPDALYPFVAGSDTARTELARKQALISAGFPYHRHQQKVASLSGGERARLLFLALSLASYHLLFLDEPTNHLDMQGKQELTEALAGFAGGFLLVSHDRDLIEQSCQEFWVVQDGRLERWLDAESAYECLRQKQPASEVRQTMPATPDTLHSKVSETVLSDTELALQRLCELEELLQADLARKPRHQKPQQQASWHQEMADLNQFLGLN
- a CDS encoding DUF2614 family zinc ribbon-containing protein, producing MKFLFRISVFSAVLLLLIALAVQQDWISASAAVYLVFFVGFAALAVWIFFRVFSNASTQKENLVACPACSMRTDSQREACMWCDQGLPGS